In Bacillus cereus ATCC 14579, a single window of DNA contains:
- a CDS encoding ester cyclase: MGIKKLFGFLSLFVICIVLVACGAEQKGEVQLLKEMPRPKAMTIDPSLSKKEATEMVHAAQRFYAFWDTGKEELIPQTVTENFFDNTLPKGRPQGIEGLKFAAQNFRKVVPDIHCEIEDLLVVGDKVTARLSFTGTHNGKKINFFAIDILHVKDEKITEDWHLEDNLTLQQQLGLIAEE, translated from the coding sequence ATGGGGATAAAAAAGTTATTTGGATTCCTTAGTTTGTTTGTTATTTGTATTGTGCTTGTAGCATGCGGCGCGGAACAAAAAGGTGAAGTTCAGTTATTAAAAGAAATGCCAAGGCCAAAAGCAATGACAATTGATCCCTCACTAAGTAAAAAAGAAGCGACAGAAATGGTTCATGCGGCGCAGCGTTTTTATGCATTTTGGGATACAGGTAAGGAGGAACTTATTCCGCAAACTGTTACTGAAAATTTTTTCGATAATACATTGCCGAAAGGGCGACCACAAGGCATTGAAGGATTAAAGTTTGCAGCGCAAAATTTTCGTAAAGTTGTGCCTGATATACATTGTGAGATTGAAGACTTATTAGTTGTTGGTGATAAAGTAACAGCCCGTCTTTCTTTTACAGGAACGCATAATGGTAAGAAAATTAATTTTTTTGCAATTGATATTTTACATGTGAAAGACGAAAAGATAACGGAAGATTGGCATTTAGAAGATAATCTTACACTACAGCAGCAACTCGGCTTAATAGCCGAAGAGTAG
- a CDS encoding NAD(P)H-dependent oxidoreductase, giving the protein MKNIFIINGHEKYGTKEGRLNRTLVDYMVTVLGENHHVKTTTIQDGYNIKEEQDKFLWADVVIYQTPIYWFSVPGLFKTYMDEVYEYGLFFKGADEYGTGGLLKKKEYMFSTTWNAPEKAFGDKTKFFEGESLESALSHLHRVQKFLGMSPLKSFACYDVVKNPDIEKFLVNLKDHLDGVIK; this is encoded by the coding sequence ATGAAAAATATATTTATTATAAATGGACATGAAAAATACGGTACAAAGGAAGGACGATTAAATAGAACGTTAGTAGATTATATGGTTACTGTATTAGGCGAGAATCATCATGTGAAAACAACAACGATTCAAGATGGTTACAATATTAAAGAAGAACAAGATAAGTTTTTATGGGCCGATGTTGTTATTTATCAAACACCGATTTATTGGTTTAGTGTACCGGGCTTATTTAAAACGTATATGGATGAAGTATATGAATACGGTTTGTTCTTTAAAGGTGCAGATGAATATGGAACAGGTGGTTTATTAAAAAAGAAAGAGTATATGTTCTCTACAACTTGGAATGCACCTGAAAAAGCATTTGGAGATAAGACAAAGTTCTTTGAAGGAGAAAGTTTAGAATCAGCGCTTAGTCATTTACACCGCGTGCAAAAGTTTCTCGGTATGAGTCCGTTAAAGAGTTTTGCTTGTTATGATGTGGTGAAGAATCCGGATATAGAGAAGTTTTTAGTGAACTTGAAAGATCATTTAGATGGAGTAATTAAATAA
- a CDS encoding SgrR family transcriptional regulator: MIEGSVYMKIMDYYIRLRLHAQDQQHMRNSLQELADVLYCSTKNVKILLKKMSEEQLISWTPGRGRGNKTEILFIHNFVEAIESYTDDLLAQEKLKDVFLLLKEPLPPALQKKIENKLHHHFGYEPSNDMYDILKIPISRKIFPLDPAFVAVTTESHLTSQIFDTLVVYNDVTEKMEPHIAHTWELSEDGLTWTFYLRKDVYFHNETVLTSKDVQFSFERLKEVHSPFEWLTEEIVQIETPSPLQIRFHLAKPNLFFLHYVSSMQLAILPRDTSIQNHHYIGTGPFKLAHYSEDNIVLEAFTHYFKERALLDRIEFWGIPDHVQIDADYELPNEEENERHDIQIEEIGCIYASFNFTKPGPHHDIYFRKAWRELYDVETILRSIEGRRTIAASSFFPERSRQASKRAYSLEKAKEYLKKSTYNGETIHIYFFAFKDSANDAYFLKERCESLGIQVELHPFLVSDYMNRSIDQHADIIFMGEVFAADHELAFLNVFKNKSCFINRFMDPHYEKQINCLLDTFLLEENKEKRYELMYEVEEFLQTEHIILFNYHVLKRKTYPSSLKNVTIDSFGWANFAKLWIQPSTY, translated from the coding sequence ATGATAGAAGGAAGTGTATATATGAAAATTATGGACTATTACATTAGACTAAGACTACATGCACAAGATCAACAACATATGCGAAATAGCTTACAAGAATTAGCGGATGTTTTATATTGCAGTACGAAAAACGTAAAGATTTTATTAAAGAAAATGAGCGAGGAGCAATTAATTAGCTGGACTCCAGGGCGAGGCCGCGGAAATAAAACGGAAATTCTATTTATACATAATTTCGTAGAAGCGATTGAGTCCTATACAGATGACCTGTTAGCGCAAGAAAAATTAAAGGATGTTTTTCTTCTTTTAAAAGAACCCCTACCCCCTGCACTTCAAAAAAAGATAGAAAACAAACTACATCATCATTTTGGATACGAACCTTCAAATGATATGTACGACATATTAAAGATTCCTATATCGAGAAAGATATTCCCATTAGATCCGGCTTTTGTGGCTGTAACTACAGAGAGCCATCTTACGAGTCAAATTTTTGATACGTTAGTCGTCTATAACGATGTTACTGAAAAAATGGAACCACACATTGCGCATACGTGGGAATTAAGTGAAGACGGGCTTACGTGGACTTTTTATTTACGAAAGGATGTATATTTTCATAACGAAACAGTTTTAACTTCTAAAGATGTACAATTTTCATTTGAAAGACTAAAAGAGGTTCACTCTCCTTTCGAATGGTTAACAGAAGAAATTGTTCAAATTGAAACGCCATCACCACTGCAAATTCGATTTCATTTAGCAAAACCAAATTTATTTTTCTTACACTATGTAAGTTCCATGCAGCTCGCAATTTTACCGCGTGATACGAGTATTCAAAATCATCATTATATAGGTACTGGACCTTTCAAACTTGCTCATTACTCTGAAGATAATATCGTACTCGAAGCGTTCACTCATTATTTTAAAGAGCGCGCATTATTAGACCGTATTGAATTTTGGGGTATTCCTGACCATGTGCAAATAGATGCTGATTATGAACTACCAAACGAAGAGGAAAATGAAAGGCATGATATACAAATAGAAGAAATAGGTTGTATTTATGCTAGCTTCAACTTTACAAAACCTGGTCCTCATCACGATATTTACTTTCGAAAGGCTTGGAGAGAACTATATGATGTTGAAACGATACTTCGTAGCATAGAGGGTAGACGAACAATTGCTGCATCAAGCTTTTTCCCTGAAAGAAGTCGCCAAGCTTCTAAAAGAGCTTACTCTTTAGAAAAAGCGAAAGAGTATTTAAAAAAGAGCACCTATAATGGAGAAACGATACATATTTACTTCTTCGCATTTAAAGATAGTGCAAATGACGCATATTTCCTAAAAGAACGATGTGAAAGTTTAGGTATACAAGTAGAGCTTCACCCCTTTCTCGTTTCAGATTATATGAACCGTTCTATCGATCAACATGCCGATATTATTTTCATGGGAGAAGTGTTTGCTGCCGATCATGAACTTGCATTCTTAAATGTATTTAAAAATAAAAGTTGCTTCATAAATCGGTTCATGGACCCACACTATGAAAAACAAATTAACTGTTTACTTGATACCTTTTTATTAGAAGAAAATAAAGAAAAACGCTACGAGCTCATGTATGAGGTCGAAGAATTTTTACAAACAGAACACATCATTTTATTTAACTATCACGTTTTAAAAAGAAAAACATACCCTTCTTCTTTAAAAAACGTAACAATTGATTCATTTGGTTGGGCAAATTTTGCGAAGTTATGGATACAGCCATCCACGTATTAA
- a CDS encoding MDR family MFS transporter: MGFWSMHRNIKIRIITSFLTRTVSTMIFPFMAIYFSIKLGSAVAGALLLINVIVSLVIGLYGGYVGDLLGRKKVMIIGQSIQVISIACMGVANSDYVDSPWLTFIFMLVNSLGSGLMNPATEAMLIDVSTPENRKVMYSINYWAINLSIAIGAIFGGLLFENYRLQLFIVLTLVAIITLYVMAVYMEEVYVARKTVEKKNVLKGMADSYKVVMKDKAFLIFCAASICTLSLEFQINNYLGVRLQKEFETVHFFFGNGVTFDLTGIRMLSWISAENTILVVLCSALLIKMLKSFNDLKILYVGLFIYTIGFTILGTSNSLWILLIAGLFQTVGEMMYVPVRQSIMADMVPNEARGSYMAINGMVFQVAKMNGALDVMLGSFIASWGMSALYFIVGMSSILLFMKAIGKEKYEDERNVSQIG, translated from the coding sequence ATGGGATTTTGGAGTATGCATCGAAATATAAAAATTAGAATTATAACTTCGTTTTTAACACGTACTGTGTCCACGATGATTTTTCCATTTATGGCGATTTATTTTTCAATAAAGTTAGGTAGTGCGGTTGCTGGTGCGTTACTACTCATTAATGTCATAGTTTCATTAGTAATTGGTTTATACGGTGGATATGTTGGAGACCTGCTTGGGCGTAAAAAGGTTATGATTATCGGTCAAAGTATACAAGTCATTTCTATTGCTTGTATGGGAGTTGCGAATTCGGATTATGTAGATTCACCGTGGTTAACATTTATCTTTATGCTAGTGAATAGTTTAGGATCTGGACTTATGAATCCTGCGACAGAGGCGATGTTAATTGATGTGAGTACACCTGAAAATCGAAAAGTAATGTACAGCATTAATTATTGGGCTATTAATTTATCCATTGCGATTGGAGCAATATTTGGTGGATTACTATTTGAAAACTATAGATTGCAATTGTTTATCGTATTAACGCTTGTTGCGATTATTACTCTATATGTGATGGCTGTGTATATGGAAGAAGTGTATGTAGCACGAAAAACGGTGGAGAAGAAAAATGTATTAAAAGGTATGGCAGATAGTTATAAAGTCGTGATGAAAGATAAAGCATTTTTAATTTTTTGTGCAGCGAGTATATGTACATTGTCTTTAGAGTTTCAAATTAATAATTATTTAGGTGTTCGCTTGCAGAAGGAATTTGAAACGGTGCACTTTTTCTTTGGAAATGGTGTTACGTTTGATTTAACAGGTATTCGCATGCTGAGCTGGATATCAGCGGAGAATACAATTTTAGTTGTGTTATGTTCAGCACTTCTTATTAAAATGCTGAAAAGCTTCAACGATTTGAAAATCTTATATGTAGGTTTATTCATTTATACAATTGGATTTACAATACTCGGAACGAGCAATAGCTTATGGATTTTATTAATTGCAGGGCTTTTCCAAACGGTAGGTGAGATGATGTATGTGCCAGTGCGTCAATCTATTATGGCAGATATGGTGCCAAATGAGGCAAGAGGTTCTTATATGGCGATTAACGGAATGGTCTTTCAAGTGGCAAAAATGAACGGGGCATTAGATGTTATGCTAGGTTCATTTATTGCATCTTGGGGCATGAGTGCTCTGTACTTTATCGTTGGTATGAGCAGTATTTTATTATTTATGAAGGCGATAGGGAAAGAGAAGTATGAGGATGAGAGAAATGTTTCTCAAATTGGATGA
- a CDS encoding type 1 glutamine amidotransferase domain-containing protein, with product MSKKIAILITDYFEDTEYTEPVAAFNQKEYELTTIEMEKGKTVHGKQGKSEVVIDKSIDDVSPENFDALFIPGGFSPDILRADERFVRFSKAFMDAEKPVFAICHGPQLLITAQTLEGRDVTGYKSIEVDLKNAGGNFHDKEVVVCQNQLVTSRQPEDIPAFIEESLRILG from the coding sequence ATGAGTAAAAAAATTGCTATTTTAATAACGGATTATTTCGAGGACACAGAATACACAGAGCCAGTAGCAGCTTTTAATCAAAAGGAATATGAATTAACAACTATTGAAATGGAAAAAGGGAAAACAGTACACGGTAAGCAAGGAAAAAGTGAAGTCGTAATTGATAAAAGTATTGATGATGTTTCTCCAGAGAACTTTGATGCCCTCTTCATACCGGGTGGATTTTCTCCAGATATACTTCGTGCAGATGAACGTTTTGTTCGCTTTAGTAAAGCATTTATGGATGCGGAAAAACCTGTTTTCGCTATTTGTCACGGACCTCAGCTACTCATCACTGCACAAACACTTGAAGGACGTGATGTCACTGGATATAAATCTATTGAAGTCGATTTGAAAAATGCCGGCGGGAACTTTCATGACAAAGAGGTTGTCGTATGTCAAAATCAGCTAGTAACAAGTAGACAGCCAGAGGACATCCCAGCGTTTATTGAAGAATCGTTGCGTATATTAGGATAA